A portion of the Staphylococcus felis genome contains these proteins:
- a CDS encoding rhomboid family protein has translation MIEEKQLWKTAYLWVRYFKYKCIHYDPERKEVWLSHTQTGHINIFKYGSFTTQELEFDKSRIIEHHEELQNHLSFKVLKYDIYIITDKPFDPVTFNTMNPVKVRFHSIHSKKDLHQITHHPIVKYWIANNDKKSIKHYQRRVLNQNKIEQSMYQFTPVTYSLITINILIWLFILLFTPHRTDIEIINLGALSHFNVVHGEWYRLITSMFLHLDFEHLIFNMFSLYIFGKIVEANIGYWQMLVVYFFSGIFGNIVSLALLPSGFSVGASGAIFGLLGAIFALMVISQRFTRKALLQSIAAILIMAVITLLVRNVNIVAHLAGVMGGFLILYLGYLKSKHKRHFFLVLGITILVTLGLIIKIYLTQSTNIYNQIIQNEMHQGHYREARNMVSDTLKHHYDDDETYFLSGMIIATQDSKAEAMNEWEKGLRVFPNSSVLNYHMALANRSLADTKSAKKHINKALKVEPNNKNYKNLKKELDDASAN, from the coding sequence ATGATTGAAGAAAAGCAATTATGGAAAACAGCATATTTATGGGTTCGATATTTTAAATATAAATGTATTCATTACGATCCAGAACGTAAAGAAGTTTGGCTTTCACATACTCAAACAGGTCATATCAATATATTTAAATATGGTTCATTTACAACCCAAGAACTTGAATTTGATAAATCACGAATCATTGAACACCACGAAGAATTACAAAATCACCTTAGTTTCAAAGTATTAAAATATGACATTTATATCATTACGGATAAGCCTTTTGATCCGGTCACATTTAATACTATGAACCCTGTCAAAGTTCGTTTTCACTCTATTCATTCAAAAAAAGATTTACATCAAATCACACATCATCCAATTGTTAAATATTGGATAGCAAATAATGATAAAAAAAGTATAAAACATTATCAAAGACGTGTTTTAAATCAAAATAAAATAGAACAGTCAATGTATCAATTTACGCCGGTGACATATAGCCTAATAACGATTAATATATTAATATGGTTATTTATATTACTCTTTACACCTCATCGAACCGATATTGAAATTATAAATCTTGGGGCACTTTCTCATTTTAATGTTGTTCATGGAGAATGGTATCGTCTTATCACTTCAATGTTTTTACATTTAGATTTTGAACATTTGATTTTTAATATGTTTTCACTTTATATTTTCGGAAAAATAGTTGAAGCGAATATAGGTTACTGGCAAATGCTAGTTGTTTATTTCTTTTCAGGTATTTTCGGTAATATTGTGTCATTGGCACTCCTGCCTTCTGGATTTTCCGTCGGGGCAAGTGGCGCGATTTTTGGTTTATTAGGTGCGATTTTTGCTTTAATGGTTATCAGTCAAAGATTCACGCGGAAAGCTTTATTGCAATCAATCGCAGCCATCTTAATTATGGCCGTCATTACTTTATTAGTCAGAAATGTTAATATTGTTGCACATTTAGCAGGAGTAATGGGTGGTTTCCTTATTTTATATTTAGGCTATTTAAAAAGTAAGCATAAACGCCACTTTTTTCTAGTATTAGGTATAACAATCTTAGTTACTTTAGGGTTGATAATCAAAATATATTTGACACAGAGTACAAATATCTATAATCAAATCATTCAAAATGAGATGCATCAAGGTCATTACAGAGAAGCTAGAAATATGGTATCAGATACTTTAAAACATCACTATGATGACGATGAAACATATTTTTTATCTGGCATGATTATCGCAACTCAAGACTCCAAAGCTGAGGCGATGAATGAGTGGGAGAAGGGGTTACGTGTGTTTCCGAACTCTTCCGTTTTAAATTATCATATGGCATTAGCGAATCGATCTTTAGCGGATACAAAAAGTGCTAAAAAACATATCAATAAAGCTTTAAAAGTAGAGCCTAATAATAAAAATTACAAAAATTTAAAAAAAGAATTGGATGATGCAAGTGCAAACTGA
- a CDS encoding 5-formyltetrahydrofolate cyclo-ligase: MTKKEIRARKIHAMKTLDVRKKEKADQWLKKQVIAHEQFQKAHSIGIVLSMPHEVETDSIIECALNLHKSVYVPRTNYQHKTMDFQKLTSLNQIGVDEKGIRYVNQNSIINNHLDLVIVPGVAFSENGYRIGYGGGFFDRYLAAFKPETLSLLYDIQLCENLPIDEYDYPVSELIIATT; the protein is encoded by the coding sequence GTGACTAAAAAAGAAATACGTGCACGGAAAATTCACGCAATGAAAACTTTAGATGTTCGAAAAAAAGAAAAAGCCGATCAATGGCTAAAAAAACAAGTCATTGCACATGAGCAATTTCAAAAAGCTCATTCAATAGGTATCGTTTTATCAATGCCTCACGAAGTCGAAACAGATTCAATTATTGAATGCGCACTTAACTTACATAAATCTGTCTATGTACCTAGAACAAATTATCAGCATAAAACAATGGATTTTCAAAAGCTGACATCATTGAACCAAATTGGCGTTGATGAAAAAGGAATACGATACGTTAATCAAAACAGTATCATTAATAATCATTTAGATTTAGTTATTGTTCCAGGGGTCGCTTTTTCAGAAAATGGCTATCGTATTGGTTATGGCGGTGGTTTTTTTGATCGATATTTAGCAGCATTCAAACCAGAAACTTTAAGTTTGCTGTATGATATTCAATTATGTGAAAATCTACCTATTGATGAATATGACTACCCTGTGTCAGAATTAATTATTGCAACCACATAA
- the rpmG gene encoding 50S ribosomal protein L33, with product MRVNVTLACTECGDRNYISKKNKRNNPERVEMKKFCSRDNKHTLHRETK from the coding sequence ATGCGCGTTAATGTAACATTAGCATGCACAGAATGTGGAGACCGCAACTATATTTCTAAAAAAAATAAAAGAAATAATCCTGAGCGTGTTGAAATGAAAAAATTCTGTTCACGTGATAACAAACACACTTTACATCGTGAAACTAAATAA
- the phoU gene encoding phosphate signaling complex protein PhoU, whose translation MPIIRKRYEDQLNELYKDLRKLGLRVYFNINQSIQVLTDSQITHARKLIKRDKLINELEYEINDKVIMLITRQQPIATDLRLMISALKIANEFERMGDNAANIAKLRTRAQLTDQYIIMRLETMGKLALLMLKDLDNATKNRDIELVKEIIERDVDIDDLYKDIINTTYLIDNDPFVAGQANLVARYLERIGDHIVNIAEHIYYFYTGKHYESYEK comes from the coding sequence ATGCCTATTATTAGAAAAAGATATGAAGATCAGCTTAACGAACTTTACAAAGATTTACGCAAATTAGGACTTCGAGTTTATTTTAATATTAATCAGTCGATTCAAGTATTAACCGATAGCCAAATCACACACGCTAGAAAATTGATTAAGCGGGACAAATTAATTAACGAATTAGAATATGAAATTAACGATAAAGTTATTATGCTTATTACTCGTCAACAACCCATTGCTACTGATTTGAGGTTAATGATTTCTGCTTTAAAAATAGCTAATGAGTTTGAAAGAATGGGCGATAATGCAGCAAATATTGCAAAACTTCGAACTCGTGCACAATTGACAGATCAATATATTATAATGAGACTCGAAACGATGGGGAAATTAGCTTTACTTATGCTTAAAGACTTAGACAATGCTACCAAAAACAGAGATATTGAATTAGTCAAAGAAATTATTGAGCGTGACGTCGATATCGATGATTTATACAAAGACATCATCAATACAACTTATCTTATTGACAATGACCCTTTCGTCGCTGGACAAGCAAATTTAGTTGCACGTTATCTCGAGAGAATTGGTGATCATATTGTTAATATAGCTGAGCATATCTACTACTTTTATACTGGTAAGCATTATGAATCATATGAAAAATAG
- the pstB gene encoding phosphate ABC transporter ATP-binding protein PstB, producing the protein MINTKTVNENKNENVNTPFTTTQQHEKKDVLTDDERRIVYSTQNLDLWYGEQHSLKNVNLDILEKNVTAIIGPSGSGKSTYVKTLNRMVELVPGVKTSGKILYRDQNIFDKKYPVEKLRTNVGMVFQQPNPFPKSIYDNITYGPKIHGIKDKKILDEIVEKSLRGAAIWDELKDRLNQNAYGLSGGQQQRVCIARCLAIEPDVILMDEPTSALDPISTLRVEELVQDLKKDYSIIIVTHNMQQAARVSDKTAFFLNGYVNEYDDTDKIFSNPSDKQTEDYISGRFG; encoded by the coding sequence ATGATTAATACTAAAACTGTAAATGAAAATAAAAACGAAAATGTAAACACACCATTTACGACTACTCAACAGCATGAAAAAAAAGATGTACTTACCGATGATGAAAGACGTATTGTATATTCAACACAAAATCTTGACCTTTGGTATGGCGAGCAACATTCTTTGAAAAACGTCAACTTAGATATTTTAGAAAAAAATGTTACTGCCATAATTGGACCATCTGGATCAGGTAAATCAACTTATGTTAAAACTTTAAATAGAATGGTTGAGCTAGTACCTGGAGTGAAAACATCTGGAAAAATTTTATACCGTGATCAAAATATTTTCGATAAGAAATATCCAGTTGAAAAATTGCGTACTAATGTGGGTATGGTGTTTCAACAACCTAATCCATTTCCAAAGTCGATTTATGACAATATCACATATGGACCTAAAATTCATGGTATTAAAGATAAAAAAATATTAGATGAAATTGTTGAAAAGTCTTTAAGAGGCGCTGCAATTTGGGATGAATTAAAAGATCGTTTAAACCAAAATGCATATGGATTATCAGGTGGTCAACAGCAGCGTGTTTGCATAGCGCGTTGTTTAGCTATTGAACCAGACGTTATCTTAATGGATGAACCAACATCTGCTCTAGATCCTATTTCTACATTAAGAGTTGAAGAACTTGTTCAAGACTTGAAGAAAGATTATTCTATCATCATCGTTACGCACAATATGCAACAAGCAGCGCGTGTTTCTGATAAAACTGCATTTTTCTTAAATGGCTATGTTAATGAATATGATGATACTGATAAAATATTTTCGAATCCGAGCGATAAACAAACTGAAGATTATATTTCAGGACGATTTGGTTAA
- the pstA gene encoding phosphate ABC transporter permease PstA: MGLIDQTAVEKKLSARMAKNKVFKGIFFACTLIGLIVLAILMIDILRKGLPVMNLNFFSHFSSSSASSAGIKGAFIGTLWLMMTLIPIALVLGVGSAIYLEEYAKDNALTRFIRINISNLASVPSIVYGLLGATIFVALLRLGNSVLAAALTLALLILPVIIVASQEALRSVPQSVKEASYGLGANKWQTIKNVVLPAAIPGIVTGVILSISRAIGETAPLVAIGIPTILLRTPNSILDSFQTLPLQIYDWARKPGVDFEALSSGAIIVLLIILLILNGIAIFIRNKYTNNMR; encoded by the coding sequence ATGGGATTAATTGATCAAACTGCTGTTGAAAAAAAGCTCTCTGCACGTATGGCTAAAAATAAAGTTTTTAAAGGTATATTTTTTGCTTGTACTTTAATTGGTCTCATTGTTCTTGCAATTTTGATGATTGATATTTTAAGAAAAGGACTTCCTGTGATGAATCTAAACTTTTTTAGTCATTTTTCATCTTCATCAGCAAGTTCTGCAGGTATCAAAGGGGCATTCATAGGTACACTTTGGTTAATGATGACACTTATACCTATAGCACTCGTGTTGGGTGTTGGCAGTGCAATTTACCTTGAAGAATATGCAAAAGACAATGCATTAACACGATTTATCCGAATTAATATATCAAATCTTGCATCTGTACCGTCCATTGTTTATGGATTATTAGGCGCAACAATATTTGTAGCGTTATTACGCCTTGGTAATTCAGTTCTTGCTGCTGCTTTAACGCTTGCATTACTGATTTTGCCGGTCATTATTGTCGCTAGTCAAGAAGCCTTAAGATCCGTTCCTCAATCTGTTAAAGAAGCATCATATGGCTTGGGTGCAAATAAATGGCAAACTATTAAAAATGTTGTACTTCCAGCTGCTATTCCAGGAATAGTTACTGGGGTAATTTTATCAATTTCTCGTGCAATAGGCGAAACAGCACCATTAGTAGCAATTGGCATACCTACCATTTTGTTACGCACACCTAATAGTATTCTCGATTCTTTTCAAACGTTGCCACTCCAAATTTATGATTGGGCACGTAAACCTGGTGTAGATTTCGAAGCACTATCTTCTGGGGCAATTATCGTTTTACTGATTATTCTATTGATATTAAATGGTATTGCAATCTTTATTCGAAATAAATATACAAATAACATGAGATAA
- the pstC gene encoding phosphate ABC transporter permease subunit PstC, translating into MIRKQSDSSTSISNKVMPVILFLIAIISILTTIGIVITLLTETITFFTRVPIHKFFLETDWNPFSSDPKYGIWALIIGTLKITVIATIFAVPVGIGAAIYLSEFASTKVRKIIKPILEVLAGIPTIVYGFFALTFVTPILRAIFPNIASFNAISPGLVVGVMIIPMIASMSEDAMSSVPNKIREGALGLGSTKLEMIIKVIIPAATSGIMASIVLAISRAIGETMIVSLAAGSSPSFDLSLTNSIQTMTAYIVQVSQGDATNGSDLYYSIYAVGFTLFIFTLIMNIISQWITKRFREEY; encoded by the coding sequence ATGATTCGTAAGCAAAGTGATTCAAGCACATCGATTAGCAATAAAGTTATGCCGGTTATTTTATTTTTAATTGCAATCATTTCAATTTTAACAACAATTGGAATTGTGATTACATTATTAACTGAAACAATTACATTTTTTACACGTGTACCCATTCATAAGTTCTTTTTAGAGACAGATTGGAATCCTTTTTCATCTGATCCTAAATATGGAATTTGGGCTTTAATTATAGGAACTTTAAAAATTACAGTCATCGCAACTATATTTGCAGTACCCGTTGGAATAGGAGCCGCTATATACCTTAGTGAATTCGCTTCGACTAAGGTTAGAAAAATCATTAAACCTATTTTAGAAGTTCTAGCAGGTATTCCAACAATTGTTTATGGATTTTTTGCATTAACGTTTGTAACACCTATTTTAAGAGCTATATTCCCAAATATTGCAAGTTTTAATGCGATTAGTCCAGGATTAGTAGTCGGCGTAATGATAATCCCAATGATTGCTAGTATGAGTGAAGATGCCATGTCATCTGTCCCAAATAAAATAAGAGAAGGCGCATTAGGATTAGGTTCAACCAAGTTAGAAATGATTATCAAAGTCATTATTCCTGCAGCTACTTCTGGGATTATGGCTTCAATTGTTTTAGCTATCTCACGTGCAATTGGTGAAACAATGATTGTATCTTTAGCAGCTGGATCTAGTCCATCATTTGATTTAAGTTTAACAAACTCTATTCAAACAATGACTGCATACATTGTCCAAGTCTCTCAAGGGGACGCTACAAATGGTTCTGACTTGTACTATAGTATTTATGCAGTAGGTTTTACATTGTTTATTTTCACATTAATAATGAACATTATTTCACAATGGATAACAAAACGTTTCAGAGAGGAGTATTAG
- a CDS encoding PstS family phosphate ABC transporter substrate-binding protein has translation MKKWQLVGTTVLGASLILGACGGAGQESSSDNSSGSENTNVEGTVKGNGSSTVAPIIEKLNEDFSSKFNKVTLENVTSGTGDGFKQFIAGKTDFSNASRPIKDEEKQQLEDKNIDYTEFQIAQDGLTVAVNKDNDFVDQLSLDDLKKIYSGESKKWSDVNSKWPDEEIKAFSPDQSHGTYDFFTEEVMGDAEIKAEKNQNTDVIVSSVKDNKNGIGFFAYNFFKENENDLKAVKIVDKNNKAVEPNEKTIQDGSYPLSRPLFIYANNQKLKDNDAFAQFMNYTLEDKGKAASAVDYVALKDEKYDEQIKELKKLTGDDK, from the coding sequence ATGAAAAAATGGCAATTAGTAGGGACAACAGTTTTAGGAGCTTCATTAATTTTAGGCGCATGTGGTGGTGCCGGACAAGAATCGAGTAGTGACAATAGCTCAGGTTCTGAAAATACAAATGTTGAAGGTACAGTGAAAGGAAATGGTTCCTCAACAGTAGCTCCTATAATCGAAAAGTTAAATGAAGATTTTTCTTCTAAATTTAACAAAGTAACACTTGAAAATGTTACATCAGGTACTGGTGATGGGTTCAAACAATTTATTGCTGGTAAAACTGATTTCTCAAATGCCTCTCGACCAATCAAAGATGAAGAGAAACAACAGTTAGAAGATAAAAATATCGATTATACTGAATTTCAAATAGCTCAAGATGGCTTGACAGTAGCTGTCAACAAAGATAACGATTTCGTTGATCAATTATCTTTAGATGATTTGAAAAAAATCTATTCAGGTGAGTCAAAGAAATGGTCAGATGTCAACTCAAAATGGCCTGATGAAGAAATTAAAGCTTTCTCACCCGATCAATCACACGGTACTTATGATTTCTTTACTGAAGAAGTAATGGGAGATGCTGAAATTAAAGCAGAAAAGAATCAAAATACAGATGTTATCGTTAGCTCTGTTAAAGATAACAAAAACGGTATTGGATTCTTCGCATATAACTTCTTTAAAGAAAATGAAAATGATTTAAAAGCTGTCAAAATTGTAGATAAAAATAATAAAGCCGTTGAGCCAAATGAAAAAACAATTCAAGATGGTTCATACCCATTAAGTAGACCACTTTTCATCTATGCTAATAATCAAAAATTAAAAGACAATGATGCGTTCGCTCAATTCATGAACTACACATTAGAAGATAAAGGAAAAGCTGCTTCTGCTGTTGATTATGTTGCATTAAAAGATGAAAAATACGACGAACAAATAAAAGAACTTAAAAAACTAACAGGTGACGATAAATAA
- a CDS encoding peptidoglycan D,D-transpeptidase FtsI family protein: MLKRLKEKTNDEKMRNHMNKRINFLFGIVILSFVIIVLRLGYLQIAQGAHYNQMIRESENVTVNESVPRGRILDRNGNIIVDNTSKKSITYTRSRKTNQHEILETAQKLSHLIKMDTNKITERDRKDFWIIKNPDKVEQLMKTEQKLYDSGDLSQDDYDKALLNKITSKDLKSLSQNDLQVLAIYREMMQGSTLSPRTIKNENVSNEEYAAVSQRLSELPGINTSMDWDRKYPYGDTLRGILGAVSTPEEGLPKELTQMYLSKGYSRNDRVGKSYLELQYENILRGKKKEMRYTTDKSGAIIDSEVINQGSRGDDLVLTIDINLQQKAEEYMERQISKLRSEGATDMDSAMMVIQNPNNGDILAMVGKQIDKDGSLTDYDIGTFTSQYAVGSSVKGGVLLAGYQNHAIQVGEQMVDEPLTFSGGLLKHSYFNQDGSVLINDKEALMHSSNVYMFKTALKIAGLDFSQGMALPQDVSEAGQKLRKGLNQVGLGVKTGIDLPNEVSGQIEPLTSNPGNYLDLAIGQYDTYSPLQLSQYVSTIANDGYRIQPHLGKEIRKATNNDELGPVKHAIKGKVLNRLNNSPEEISQVQKGFDMVFNEIKGTGYKSFHDTKVKSAGKTGTAEVFQDGEPRVNATYVGYAPADDPELSFSIVYSNQPVPEPWLNGGDLGRDIINDYFK; this comes from the coding sequence TTGCTAAAACGATTAAAAGAAAAAACTAATGATGAAAAAATGCGCAACCATATGAATAAGCGTATCAACTTTTTATTCGGTATTGTTATATTATCTTTCGTCATTATCGTATTACGGTTGGGTTACTTACAAATAGCTCAAGGGGCTCACTACAATCAAATGATACGCGAAAGTGAAAATGTAACAGTCAATGAATCCGTTCCAAGAGGGCGTATATTAGACCGAAATGGCAATATAATAGTCGATAATACGTCTAAAAAATCAATTACATATACGAGAAGTCGAAAAACAAATCAGCACGAAATACTCGAAACTGCCCAAAAATTATCTCATTTGATTAAAATGGATACGAATAAAATTACAGAGCGCGATCGAAAAGATTTTTGGATTATTAAAAATCCTGATAAAGTTGAACAGCTCATGAAAACTGAACAAAAGTTATATGATAGCGGTGATTTGTCTCAAGATGATTACGATAAAGCATTATTAAATAAAATCACTTCAAAAGATTTAAAAAGCTTATCGCAAAACGATTTGCAAGTCTTGGCAATTTATCGTGAAATGATGCAAGGGTCAACTTTAAGTCCAAGAACGATTAAAAATGAAAATGTATCTAATGAAGAATATGCAGCTGTATCACAACGATTATCAGAATTACCAGGTATTAACACAAGTATGGATTGGGATCGAAAGTATCCATATGGTGATACTTTAAGAGGCATATTAGGCGCTGTCTCGACACCTGAAGAAGGTTTACCTAAAGAATTAACTCAAATGTATTTATCAAAAGGGTATTCACGAAATGATAGAGTTGGTAAAAGCTACCTAGAATTACAATATGAAAATATATTACGAGGTAAAAAGAAAGAGATGCGTTATACCACAGACAAATCTGGTGCTATTATTGATTCTGAAGTCATCAATCAAGGTTCTCGAGGAGATGATTTAGTTTTAACTATTGATATCAACTTACAACAAAAAGCCGAAGAGTACATGGAGCGCCAAATTTCTAAATTGCGTTCAGAAGGCGCTACTGATATGGATTCGGCAATGATGGTGATTCAAAACCCTAATAATGGTGACATATTAGCAATGGTCGGAAAACAAATCGACAAAGATGGTTCTCTAACTGATTATGATATAGGCACGTTTACCTCTCAATATGCTGTTGGTTCATCAGTAAAGGGTGGTGTTTTACTTGCAGGCTATCAAAACCATGCTATACAAGTTGGAGAACAAATGGTTGATGAGCCGTTAACGTTTAGCGGTGGTCTTTTGAAACATTCTTATTTCAATCAAGATGGTAGCGTACTTATTAATGATAAAGAAGCTTTAATGCATTCATCTAACGTCTATATGTTTAAAACGGCTTTAAAAATTGCAGGACTTGACTTTAGCCAAGGCATGGCATTGCCACAAGATGTTTCTGAAGCTGGTCAAAAGTTAAGAAAAGGGCTAAATCAGGTCGGCTTAGGCGTCAAAACTGGTATCGACTTACCTAATGAAGTCAGTGGTCAAATTGAACCATTAACAAGCAATCCTGGAAACTACTTAGACTTAGCAATTGGACAATATGATACGTATTCACCACTACAACTCTCTCAATATGTATCAACGATTGCAAACGATGGTTACAGAATTCAACCACATTTAGGTAAAGAAATCCGTAAAGCAACAAATAATGATGAATTAGGTCCAGTAAAACATGCCATTAAAGGAAAAGTACTTAACCGTTTAAACAATTCGCCAGAAGAGATTAGTCAGGTTCAAAAAGGGTTTGATATGGTTTTCAATGAAATTAAAGGTACTGGATATAAAAGCTTTCATGACACAAAAGTAAAGTCAGCTGGTAAAACAGGTACTGCTGAAGTTTTTCAAGATGGAGAACCTAGAGTTAATGCTACATATGTAGGTTACGCTCCTGCTGACGATCCGGAACTCTCTTTTTCAATTGTTTACTCAAATCAGCCTGTTCCAGAACCATGGCTGAATGGCGGTGACCTAGGTCGCGATATCATTAACGATTACTTTAAATAG
- a CDS encoding superoxide dismutase, with protein sequence MAFELPKLPYAYDALEPHIDKETMEIHHSKHHNTYVTKLNATVEGSDLENKSLEDLIANVDSLPEDKKTAVRNNGGGHLNHSFFWALLTPNSEEKGEVVDKINEKWGSLDAFKKEFGDAAAGRFGSGWAWLVVNNGELEIVSTPNQDNPLSEGKTPILALDVWEHAYYLKYQNKRPDYISQFWNVVNWEKVDELYNKAK encoded by the coding sequence ATGGCTTTTGAATTACCAAAATTACCTTATGCTTATGATGCATTAGAACCACACATCGATAAAGAAACTATGGAAATTCACCATAGCAAACACCATAACACATATGTTACAAAATTAAACGCTACAGTAGAAGGTTCAGATTTAGAAAATAAATCTCTTGAAGATCTTATTGCCAATGTAGATAGTCTTCCAGAAGACAAGAAAACAGCTGTACGTAATAATGGTGGCGGTCATCTTAACCACTCATTCTTCTGGGCACTTTTAACACCTAATTCTGAAGAAAAAGGTGAAGTAGTTGATAAAATCAATGAAAAATGGGGCTCATTAGACGCATTCAAAAAAGAATTTGGCGATGCGGCTGCTGGTCGATTTGGTTCAGGCTGGGCATGGTTAGTTGTGAACAATGGTGAATTAGAAATTGTTTCAACACCTAACCAAGACAATCCATTGTCTGAAGGTAAAACGCCAATTTTAGCTCTTGATGTTTGGGAGCATGCTTACTATTTAAAATATCAAAACAAACGTCCTGATTACATTTCACAATTCTGGAATGTTGTAAATTGGGAAAAAGTAGATGAATTATACAATAAAGCTAAATAA
- the ispG gene encoding flavodoxin-dependent (E)-4-hydroxy-3-methylbut-2-enyl-diphosphate synthase produces MSEITHRKNTRPVKVGNITIGGADEVVIQSMTTTKTHDVEATVAEIKRLEEAGCQIVRVACPNEEDAHAIKDIKAQINIPLVVDIHFNYKLALIAIENGADKIRINPGNIGRREKVEAVVEACKEKGIPIRIGVNAGSLEKHILKKYGYPTADGMVESALHHIKILEDLDFHDIIVSMKASDVNLAIEAYTKAAKAFDYPLHLGITESGTLFNGTVKSSAGLGAILALGIGNTCRISLSADPVEEVKVAKSLLKAFGLASNAATLIACPTCGRIEIDLISIANEVEDYIEKLKVPLKVAVLGCAVNGPGEAREADIGIAGARGEGLLFMKGKTVRKVPEASMVDELKIEIDKLAAEWENNNHHSKEQEKIR; encoded by the coding sequence ATGTCTGAAATTACACATCGTAAAAATACCCGACCTGTTAAAGTTGGTAATATAACGATTGGTGGCGCTGACGAGGTAGTTATTCAAAGTATGACGACTACAAAGACACATGATGTTGAAGCAACTGTAGCTGAAATCAAAAGACTTGAAGAAGCAGGTTGCCAAATTGTACGTGTTGCATGTCCTAATGAAGAAGATGCACATGCGATTAAGGATATTAAAGCTCAAATTAATATTCCACTTGTTGTTGATATCCATTTTAATTATAAATTAGCATTAATTGCTATTGAAAATGGTGCGGATAAAATTCGTATTAATCCGGGTAATATTGGTAGACGTGAAAAAGTAGAAGCTGTAGTAGAAGCTTGTAAGGAAAAAGGTATTCCAATTCGAATCGGCGTTAACGCTGGTTCGCTTGAAAAACATATTTTAAAGAAATATGGTTATCCTACTGCAGATGGAATGGTAGAAAGTGCATTACATCATATCAAAATACTCGAAGATTTAGATTTTCATGATATCATTGTATCAATGAAAGCAAGTGATGTTAATTTAGCGATTGAAGCATACACTAAGGCTGCCAAAGCCTTTGATTATCCGTTACACTTAGGTATTACTGAAAGCGGGACATTATTTAATGGTACAGTCAAATCCTCTGCAGGTTTAGGTGCTATTTTAGCTTTAGGAATTGGTAATACGTGTCGAATTTCGTTATCAGCCGATCCTGTTGAAGAAGTTAAAGTAGCCAAATCACTGTTAAAAGCATTTGGTTTGGCGAGTAATGCTGCTACATTGATTGCTTGCCCTACTTGCGGTCGAATTGAAATTGACTTAATTTCAATTGCGAATGAAGTTGAAGACTATATTGAAAAACTCAAAGTACCTTTAAAAGTGGCAGTATTAGGTTGTGCTGTAAATGGTCCGGGTGAAGCGCGTGAAGCCGATATTGGTATCGCTGGAGCTAGAGGCGAAGGATTACTCTTTATGAAGGGTAAGACTGTTCGCAAAGTACCTGAAGCATCTATGGTAGATGAGTTGAAAATAGAAATTGATAAACTTGCTGCTGAGTGGGAAAATAATAATCATCATTCTAAAGAACAAGAAAAAATTAGATAA